From the genome of Pelobacter propionicus DSM 2379, one region includes:
- a CDS encoding PRTRC system protein E, with protein MFSAIHRLATQADLALNISASGDSLRVVVIPKPKSGETHSALITPLILEATPEELNEQFAGILVQYSSKRKSLVETLEETTAYLDAAMKEAKDKATKAATEKPTPAQQVKPAMAGNQPTKASNQPDDLQLF; from the coding sequence ATGTTCAGCGCAATTCACAGACTGGCAACGCAAGCGGATTTGGCTTTAAATATTTCCGCATCAGGTGACAGCCTACGGGTTGTTGTCATCCCGAAACCTAAGTCAGGTGAAACTCATTCAGCCTTGATTACTCCGCTGATTCTGGAGGCGACACCGGAGGAGTTGAACGAACAGTTCGCAGGGATTCTGGTGCAATACTCCTCAAAACGTAAATCCCTCGTTGAAACGTTGGAAGAAACAACGGCATATCTTGACGCCGCGATGAAAGAGGCGAAAGACAAGGCCACAAAAGCGGCTACCGAGAAACCGACTCCTGCACAACAGGTAAAACCCGCAATGGCAGGTAATCAACCGACTAA